A genomic window from Streptomyces mirabilis includes:
- a CDS encoding 4-hydroxyphenylacetate 3-hydroxylase N-terminal domain-containing protein encodes MRDGDLNATPAFVDPQADRSRDSAQVISPALRVVATSDEGITVRGVKAISTGAAFGDWIHIGVFYRPGIVSEQIIYGAVKPNTPGVTIICRESNVRDGEEVEHPLASQGDELDSIIVFEDVLIPWNRVFHIGNPQHASLYPQRVFDWLHYHSLVRAMVKAELMLGLALLITEHIGTYQLPPVQARIARFAGFHQTLKAHVIASEDEGFFTPGGIYKPNVLMFDCLLVPRGPQQSGTAGRTGQGTPGSQRDGAGEDGFGETVAGQDLPLQPAGYGLGDGRRIGHRAAFADRLRSRPPEPDHVQPAPGRFRSTPRQGRHRRHDAQSCVGGDRAERQELQPLPDLPTAACRDRLFPVVEYRRDGGGLVTAAHPLLYGRGRLALP; translated from the coding sequence ATGCGGGACGGCGACCTCAACGCGACGCCGGCCTTCGTCGACCCGCAGGCGGACCGCTCGCGCGATTCGGCACAGGTCATCTCCCCCGCACTGCGGGTGGTCGCCACCTCGGACGAGGGCATCACCGTGCGGGGTGTGAAGGCGATCAGCACCGGCGCGGCCTTCGGGGACTGGATCCACATCGGCGTCTTCTACCGCCCCGGCATCGTGTCGGAGCAGATCATCTACGGGGCGGTGAAGCCCAACACCCCCGGGGTCACCATCATCTGCCGCGAGAGCAACGTCCGCGACGGCGAGGAGGTGGAGCACCCGCTCGCCTCGCAGGGTGACGAGCTGGACAGCATCATTGTGTTCGAGGACGTGCTCATCCCCTGGAACCGTGTCTTCCACATCGGCAACCCCCAGCACGCGTCGCTGTACCCGCAGCGCGTCTTCGACTGGTTGCACTACCACTCGCTGGTGCGTGCCATGGTCAAGGCCGAGCTGATGCTCGGCCTGGCCCTGCTGATCACCGAGCACATCGGCACCTACCAACTGCCGCCCGTCCAGGCGCGGATCGCCCGGTTCGCCGGCTTCCACCAGACGCTCAAGGCGCATGTGATCGCCTCGGAGGACGAAGGCTTCTTCACTCCCGGCGGCATCTACAAGCCGAACGTCCTGATGTTCGACTGCCTCCTCGTACCGCGAGGTCCACAGCAGAGCGGTACCGCGGGCCGTACAGGCCAGGGCACGCCAGGAAGTCAACGGGACGGTGCCGGCGAAGACGGTTTCGGCGAGACGGTCGCCGGTCAGGACCTCCCCCTGCAGCCAGCAGGCTACGGCCTGGGCGACGGCCGCCGCATCGGACACCGTGCTGCCTTCGCCGACCGTCTCCGCTCCCGGCCCCCTGAGCCGGACCACGTCCAGCCAGCGCCGGGCCGTTTCCGGAGCACCCCCCGACAGGGCCGCCATCGCCGCCACGACGCACAGTCTTGCGTCGGCGGCGACCGTGCGGAGCGGCAAGAGCTCCAGCCATTGCCTGACCTCCCGACCGCGGCCTGCCGAGATCGCCTGTTCCCAGTCGTGGAGTATCGACGCGACGGCGGCGGCCTCGTCACCGCCGCGCACCCACTGCTGTACGGCCGCGGTCGTCTCGCCCTGCCGTGA
- a CDS encoding helix-turn-helix transcriptional regulator, with protein MRSTDPVGDRPGGRGHRAVNGLRLRGRGREMAAVREALDAVRGGQGACVVVEGAPGVGKSRLLAELDEMARRSGFDVVSVRADELDQYAAGAALQSALQSSDGSERAAAATDDQRLWLLDSITDALEERAQRAPVAVLVDDAQWADPATLLVLRTLPRRLAASRILWALAVRSETERPTVARVREDLERLGARWLTLGPLPQQELQHIAADVLGARPSPGLARLLRGVGGNPFLAIELVRAFADTDAAKMEAGVASLLHDGIPVGFRRSVAARLDRLPEDAVRLLQIGSVLGREFDLGTAARMLGRQVGSLLSGVEAALNAGLLSGDGPRLAFRHDLMRQVIHENLAPAVRTALHREAADILRGIGARSAEVAWHVVMSGGPVDDDAVTTLTTAVRELSSSAPDAAADLAQQIAGLLPLHDRRRIALLTDAAEYLGRTRRVHQALDLVDATLSDRLEPVQEARLRLVAAEIHQAAGDDAAAMTHLQQALVLPGLPTDLRIRLLKTKATGHVYLGDITAAEQTDIGLVEASYRSEDPAVVVSAMVFQSQTFFYRGRLARALELAEEATARAAGTESGVLYLRPPRIPALWLATVLTATDRLADTERVLREGQREAEALGLGWSLPHWHASRACALFEQGALDDAAVEAESSLMVADELEITQPNPQALSALALVEIRRGDLAKARDHLRAAEAGSGTSTQRFGLWVSLAGACLADAEGRDAAAAAALGGSFADAEPARLLAVPPSHWPGIACMALRGEDPSLAQAVSGALRTLAEQDDSQQIIGTVRAHVDGLLHHDRGALASAVTGYRSTGRRLALAAACEDLGDLVAASGDTTSAIPYFAEAGELASGSGALRDHERIMRRLRQFGVRTAAPRHHTTGAPGWESLTESERKLIPLVVEGLTNRAIADRLYVSVHTVNTHMRHIFTKLGINTRVELTRLAIERGASPTGRTERRLRRRCAAARIP; from the coding sequence ATGCGCAGCACAGACCCCGTGGGTGACCGGCCCGGTGGGCGTGGGCACCGGGCCGTGAACGGCCTGCGCCTCAGGGGACGGGGCCGCGAGATGGCGGCCGTCCGTGAGGCCCTGGACGCGGTGCGTGGCGGGCAGGGTGCCTGCGTCGTCGTGGAAGGCGCACCCGGCGTCGGCAAGAGCCGGCTGCTGGCGGAGCTGGACGAGATGGCACGGCGGTCCGGGTTCGACGTGGTGTCCGTACGGGCCGACGAGCTCGACCAGTACGCCGCCGGAGCCGCCCTGCAGTCCGCCCTGCAGTCCTCCGACGGTTCCGAACGAGCGGCCGCGGCCACCGACGATCAGCGGCTGTGGCTGCTGGACAGCATCACGGACGCTCTCGAGGAGCGTGCCCAGCGCGCCCCGGTGGCCGTGCTGGTGGACGATGCGCAGTGGGCGGATCCGGCCACGCTCCTGGTACTGCGCACCCTGCCCCGGCGACTGGCGGCTTCGCGGATCCTGTGGGCGCTGGCGGTACGGTCGGAGACCGAGCGGCCGACCGTCGCCAGGGTGCGGGAGGACCTCGAACGCCTCGGAGCCCGGTGGCTGACCCTCGGTCCCCTGCCGCAGCAGGAGCTGCAGCACATCGCGGCGGACGTCCTCGGGGCGAGGCCGTCACCCGGTCTGGCCCGGCTCCTGCGGGGCGTCGGGGGCAATCCGTTCCTGGCGATCGAACTGGTGCGCGCCTTCGCCGACACGGACGCCGCCAAAATGGAGGCGGGCGTGGCCAGCCTGCTGCACGACGGCATCCCCGTCGGTTTCCGGCGGAGCGTCGCCGCGCGTCTGGACCGGCTCCCGGAGGATGCCGTGCGCCTCCTCCAGATCGGGTCCGTCCTCGGCCGGGAGTTCGACCTCGGTACGGCCGCCCGCATGCTCGGCAGGCAGGTCGGCAGCCTGCTGTCGGGCGTCGAGGCGGCCCTGAACGCCGGTCTGCTCTCCGGCGACGGGCCGCGACTGGCGTTCCGCCACGACCTCATGCGGCAGGTCATCCACGAGAATCTGGCGCCGGCCGTACGGACCGCTCTGCACCGGGAGGCCGCCGACATTCTGCGGGGCATCGGGGCACGATCGGCCGAGGTGGCCTGGCACGTCGTCATGTCGGGCGGCCCGGTCGACGACGACGCCGTGACCACATTGACCACCGCGGTACGGGAACTGTCCTCGTCGGCCCCTGACGCGGCCGCGGACCTGGCTCAGCAGATCGCCGGACTGCTGCCCCTGCACGACCGGCGGCGCATCGCCCTGCTGACCGACGCCGCGGAGTACCTCGGCCGGACCCGCCGGGTGCACCAGGCGCTCGACCTGGTCGACGCGACCCTGTCGGACCGGCTGGAGCCGGTGCAGGAGGCGCGTCTGCGCCTGGTGGCCGCCGAGATCCACCAGGCCGCGGGCGACGATGCCGCAGCGATGACACACCTCCAGCAGGCTCTGGTCCTTCCCGGGCTGCCGACTGACCTGCGAATCAGGCTGCTGAAGACCAAGGCGACGGGCCACGTGTACCTCGGGGACATCACCGCTGCCGAGCAGACCGACATCGGACTGGTCGAGGCCTCCTACCGCAGCGAGGACCCGGCCGTCGTCGTCAGCGCCATGGTGTTCCAGTCGCAGACGTTCTTCTACCGTGGGCGCCTGGCCCGCGCCCTTGAGCTCGCCGAGGAGGCCACGGCACGCGCCGCCGGCACGGAGTCCGGCGTACTCTACCTGCGGCCTCCGCGGATTCCCGCGCTGTGGCTGGCCACGGTGCTGACCGCCACCGACCGGCTCGCGGACACCGAGCGGGTGCTGCGGGAGGGGCAGCGCGAAGCGGAGGCGCTGGGCCTGGGCTGGTCACTTCCCCACTGGCATGCCAGCCGTGCCTGCGCGCTGTTCGAACAGGGGGCGCTTGACGACGCGGCCGTGGAGGCCGAGTCCAGTCTGATGGTGGCCGACGAACTCGAGATCACCCAGCCGAATCCCCAGGCCCTCTCTGCGCTGGCGTTGGTGGAGATCAGACGCGGTGACCTCGCCAAAGCCAGGGACCATCTCCGCGCCGCCGAAGCCGGGTCCGGCACGAGCACCCAGCGGTTCGGCCTGTGGGTGTCGCTCGCAGGCGCCTGCCTGGCCGACGCGGAGGGCCGGGACGCCGCAGCGGCAGCGGCGCTGGGCGGCAGCTTCGCGGACGCCGAGCCGGCACGCCTGCTTGCGGTGCCGCCGTCCCACTGGCCCGGGATCGCGTGCATGGCGCTCCGCGGCGAGGACCCCTCGCTCGCGCAGGCCGTGTCCGGCGCATTGCGCACCCTCGCCGAACAGGACGACAGCCAGCAGATCATCGGGACCGTCCGTGCCCATGTGGACGGCCTGCTCCACCACGACCGGGGCGCACTGGCGTCCGCCGTCACCGGTTACCGGAGCACCGGCAGGCGGCTGGCCCTGGCCGCGGCCTGCGAGGACCTCGGGGACCTCGTGGCCGCGTCGGGCGACACCACGTCGGCGATCCCCTACTTCGCAGAGGCGGGTGAGCTGGCGTCGGGTTCCGGAGCCCTGCGCGATCACGAACGGATCATGCGGCGCCTCAGACAGTTCGGCGTGCGCACAGCCGCCCCACGGCACCACACGACCGGCGCACCGGGATGGGAGAGCCTGACCGAATCCGAACGGAAGCTCATCCCGCTCGTCGTGGAGGGCCTCACCAACCGGGCCATAGCCGACCGGCTCTACGTGTCCGTGCACACCGTCAACACGCATATGAGGCACATCTTCACCAAGCTCGGCATCAACACACGAGTCGAACTGACCCGGCTGGCGATCGAACGGGGGGCATCTCCGACGGGGCGGACTGAGCGACGCCTGCGGCGGCGGTGCGCGGCGGCGAGGATCCCGTGA
- a CDS encoding malonic semialdehyde reductase, which translates to MSLALDPAAQDLLFRAARTANTFTDDPVTDDQVKAIYELVKYGPTSMNQQPLRIVLVHSAEARERLTGHLSEGNRKRTAAAPLVAILAADNEFHEELPSQFPHFPQARELFAERAVRECSARLNALLQVGYFIIGVRAAGLAAGPMTGFDAEGIDKEFFSDGEHSVLAVVNIGRPGENAWFPRSPRLTYAQVVTTV; encoded by the coding sequence ATGTCACTCGCACTCGACCCCGCAGCCCAGGACCTTCTGTTCCGGGCGGCTCGTACCGCCAACACCTTCACCGACGACCCGGTGACGGACGACCAGGTGAAGGCCATCTACGAACTGGTCAAGTACGGTCCCACCAGCATGAACCAGCAGCCGCTGCGGATCGTGCTGGTTCATTCCGCCGAGGCGCGTGAACGCCTGACCGGACACCTGTCTGAGGGTAACCGTAAGAGGACCGCGGCCGCCCCTCTCGTCGCCATCCTCGCCGCGGACAATGAGTTCCACGAGGAACTGCCGAGCCAGTTCCCCCACTTCCCGCAGGCAAGGGAGCTCTTCGCCGAGCGTGCGGTGCGTGAGTGTTCCGCAAGGCTCAATGCGCTCCTCCAGGTCGGCTACTTCATCATCGGCGTCCGCGCAGCCGGCCTGGCCGCGGGACCGATGACCGGGTTCGACGCCGAGGGCATCGACAAGGAGTTCTTCAGCGACGGCGAGCATTCTGTTCTCGCCGTCGTCAACATCGGCAGGCCGGGCGAGAATGCCTGGTTCCCGCGCTCCCCACGCCTGACGTACGCCCAAGTGGTCACGACCGTCTGA
- a CDS encoding alpha/beta hydrolase, with translation MAAARICRELAERGIAVLSVDFTGIGESGGDFADSTFSSDVDDLVRAADHLRENFTAPSLLIGHSLGGAAVLAAAHRIPETAAVATIGAPAEPEHVVHTFGGRREEIERNGEAEVSLGGRVFHIRREFLDDISAQPQAERIRRLRHALLVLHSPIDETVGVENAQQILDAARHPKSFVAIDGADHLLTDRADARYVATLLAAWAGRYARGSVQAGPA, from the coding sequence TTGGCGGCCGCTCGGATCTGCCGGGAGTTGGCCGAACGCGGAATCGCGGTCCTCAGTGTGGACTTCACCGGCATCGGTGAGTCCGGGGGTGACTTCGCCGACAGTACATTCAGCTCCGATGTGGACGATCTCGTGCGCGCCGCCGACCACTTGCGTGAGAACTTCACGGCGCCGTCGCTCCTCATCGGGCATTCGCTGGGCGGCGCAGCCGTGCTGGCCGCCGCGCACCGGATACCCGAGACGGCAGCGGTGGCCACGATCGGTGCGCCTGCGGAGCCGGAGCACGTCGTGCACACTTTCGGCGGCAGGCGGGAGGAGATCGAGCGGAACGGGGAGGCCGAGGTGAGTCTCGGAGGCCGCGTGTTCCACATCCGTCGGGAGTTCCTCGACGACATCTCCGCGCAGCCTCAGGCCGAGCGCATCCGCCGACTGCGTCACGCGCTCCTGGTGCTGCACTCGCCGATCGACGAGACGGTAGGTGTGGAGAACGCCCAGCAGATCCTCGACGCAGCACGGCACCCCAAGTCCTTTGTCGCGATCGACGGTGCCGACCATCTCCTCACCGATCGTGCCGACGCCCGCTATGTCGCGACGCTGCTGGCCGCATGGGCCGGCCGTTACGCGCGCGGTTCGGTCCAGGCCGGGCCGGCGTGA
- a CDS encoding FMN-binding glutamate synthase family protein, which produces MIRIASIAFIGVLAVAVGSFAATVSPWWWPAAVLCAALAGVGTYDLLQKRHSVLRNYPVLGHVRFMLESIRPELQQYFIERNYDGRPYDRDVRSLVYQRAKGLEAEQAFGTERNVYAEGYEYFESSMRPRPAPAEQPRVRIGGPDCTKPYDMALFNVSAMSFGSLSANAILALNQGAALGGFAHDTGEGGLSEYHLRHGGDLVWEIGTGYFGCRTEDGRFDRARFAEKAAHDSVKCVSLKLSQGAKPGIGGVLPGEKVTAEIARVREVPEGRTVISPPYHEVFSTPRELIRFIAEMRELSGGKPVGFKFCVGSRREFLAVCKAMIEEGTAPDFIIVDGAEGGTGAAPLEFADHLGSPLTEGLITVHNALVGAGLRDRIRIGASGKVATGADIVKRMVQGADFTNAARAMMFAIGCIQAQSCHTNTCPAGVATQDPRRARALHVDDKSVRVQRFQSATVNSSLKIIASLGVNGPAELRPHMLRRRVDPVTVRSYAELYEWLDPGQLLIEPPESWAVDWKAADPDRFAA; this is translated from the coding sequence GTGATTAGAATTGCATCGATCGCATTTATTGGAGTCCTCGCAGTCGCAGTCGGATCCTTCGCGGCGACCGTGTCTCCCTGGTGGTGGCCAGCCGCCGTGCTGTGCGCGGCGTTGGCGGGCGTGGGTACCTACGATCTCCTCCAAAAGCGCCACTCGGTGCTGCGCAACTACCCTGTGCTGGGACATGTGCGCTTCATGCTGGAGTCGATCCGGCCGGAGTTGCAGCAGTATTTCATTGAGCGCAATTACGACGGCCGTCCCTACGACCGGGATGTGCGCAGTCTCGTCTATCAGCGCGCCAAGGGCTTGGAAGCGGAGCAAGCATTCGGGACCGAACGGAACGTCTATGCCGAAGGCTACGAGTACTTCGAGTCGTCCATGAGGCCACGCCCGGCGCCGGCGGAGCAGCCGAGGGTCCGCATCGGTGGTCCGGACTGCACCAAGCCCTACGACATGGCCCTGTTCAATGTCTCGGCGATGAGTTTCGGCTCGCTGTCCGCCAACGCCATCCTCGCCCTGAACCAGGGCGCCGCCCTCGGGGGCTTCGCACACGACACGGGTGAGGGCGGCCTGTCGGAATACCATCTGCGGCACGGTGGCGACCTGGTGTGGGAGATCGGTACCGGATACTTCGGCTGCCGCACCGAGGACGGCCGTTTCGACCGGGCGCGGTTCGCGGAAAAGGCTGCTCACGACAGCGTGAAGTGCGTGTCGCTGAAGCTGTCCCAGGGAGCCAAACCCGGCATCGGAGGAGTGCTGCCCGGGGAGAAGGTCACCGCCGAGATAGCCCGGGTACGCGAAGTCCCCGAGGGGCGGACCGTCATCTCGCCCCCGTACCACGAGGTTTTCAGTACCCCACGGGAACTGATCCGGTTCATCGCCGAGATGCGCGAGCTGTCCGGGGGCAAGCCGGTCGGCTTCAAGTTCTGTGTGGGCTCCCGGCGTGAGTTCCTGGCGGTGTGCAAGGCCATGATCGAGGAGGGCACCGCGCCCGATTTCATCATCGTCGACGGAGCGGAGGGCGGCACCGGAGCAGCCCCGCTGGAGTTCGCCGACCATCTGGGCAGCCCCCTCACCGAGGGCCTCATCACGGTCCACAACGCTCTGGTCGGCGCCGGCCTGCGGGACCGGATCAGGATCGGCGCCAGCGGCAAGGTGGCCACCGGAGCCGACATCGTCAAGCGCATGGTGCAGGGCGCCGACTTCACCAATGCGGCTCGCGCCATGATGTTCGCGATCGGCTGCATCCAGGCGCAGAGCTGCCACACCAACACCTGCCCCGCCGGAGTCGCCACACAAGACCCGCGCCGCGCCCGCGCGTTGCACGTCGACGACAAGTCGGTCCGGGTCCAGCGCTTCCAGTCCGCCACCGTGAACAGCTCTCTGAAGATCATCGCCTCGCTGGGCGTGAACGGACCGGCCGAGCTGCGCCCGCACATGCTGCGTCGGCGCGTGGATCCGGTCACGGTCCGCTCCTACGCGGAGCTCTATGAATGGCTGGACCCGGGGCAGTTGCTGATCGAGCCGCCGGAGTCCTGGGCGGTGGACTGGAAGGCCGCCGATCCTGATCGTTTCGCCGCTTGA
- a CDS encoding glutamate synthase-related protein, producing the protein MRPLRLRPLRPLLPLGLGPAHGARTRQLTRGVRQRELPAPASQPEQPAAPKAAQPSTPRRRTHPAHICHTNTCPVGLATKDPRRASASNVRETSARVHRFQSATAQDHRFAGRHVNPLIVPAHAAPACRPGHCPVPCGGEGVSSWPEPRPRH; encoded by the coding sequence GCTTCTACCCCTGGGTCTGGGACCAGCTCACGGAGCTCGGACACGTCAACTGACCCGGGGTGTCCGTCAACGCGAACTCCCCGCCCCAGCATCACAGCCCGAGCAACCGGCAGCGCCAAAAGCCGCCCAGCCCTCCACCCCTCGCCGTCGAACGCATCCAGCGCATATCTGCCACACCAACACCTGCCCCGTCGGCCTCGCCACCAAGGACCCGCGCCGCGCCAGCGCATCGAACGTCCGCGAAACATCGGCTCGAGTCCACCGCTTCCAGTCCGCCACGGCGCAAGATCATCGCTTCGCCGGCCGGCATGTGAACCCGCTGATTGTGCCAGCGCACGCTGCGCCGGCGTGTAGACCTGGTCACTGCCCAGTCCCATGCGGAGGAGAGGGAGTCTCATCGTGGCCAGAACCTCGCCCCCGTCATTGA